The following coding sequences are from one Danaus plexippus chromosome 13 unlocalized genomic scaffold, MEX_DaPlex mxdp_15, whole genome shotgun sequence window:
- the LOC116770108 gene encoding uncharacterized protein LOC116770108 — translation MGFLTALAVNVVGGAVIYGTGGLGVGLVAPWLGFGSAGIASGSMAAAAQSYYGNLVAGSIISKLTAAAMVAPTP, via the coding sequence atgGGGTTCCTAACTGCGTTGGCGGTCAACGTTGTTGGAGGTGCTGTTATCTACGGCACCGGCGGTCTTGGAGTGGGATTGGTGGCCCCGTGGTTGGGTTTCGGCTCAGCCGGCATCGCTAGCGGCAGCATGGCTGCAGCAGCCCAGTCCTACTATGGGAATCTGGTCGCTGGCAGCATCATTTCAAAACTGACGGCTGCCGCTATGGTAGCTCCCACGCCATAG